From Oceanispirochaeta sp. M1, a single genomic window includes:
- the acpP gene encoding acyl carrier protein, whose translation MDELFEKLKNLIAEKLEVEEDKITLDARFREDLGADSLDTYELLYAIDSEMGVSVPDEKATEFEKVSDALDFIKTELGK comes from the coding sequence ATGGATGAATTATTCGAAAAACTGAAAAATCTTATTGCAGAAAAACTGGAAGTCGAAGAAGATAAAATCACTCTCGACGCCCGCTTCAGAGAAGATCTTGGAGCAGACAGTCTGGATACTTACGAACTTCTTTACGCAATTGATTCAGAAATGGGTGTATCTGTTCCTGATGAAAAAGCAACGGAATTTGAAAAAGTTTCTGACGCTCTTGATTTCATCAAAACAGAACTCGGTAAATAA
- the rnc gene encoding ribonuclease III, which yields MPCNNLRKKELQSFEREAGIRFRRHDLLNLAFCHRSYTNEHQEQNDNNEKLEFLGDSILGLVVSDYLFNSLPDKVEGDLARIKSFVVSEESLAELAIPLNIDKYLLIGKGEENSGGRLKKAILADAMEAIFGAYFLDVGFKEAGRFILTLLIPQIDKVLENRHKRDFKTLLQEYCQKNFKTYPKYSVIKNSGPDHNKTFWIEVSVNTATYGPGMGKNKKEAEQKAAEEAYLRLNPED from the coding sequence ATGCCCTGTAATAATTTACGCAAAAAAGAACTTCAGAGCTTCGAACGTGAAGCTGGAATAAGGTTCAGAAGGCATGATCTTCTGAACCTTGCTTTTTGTCACAGGTCTTATACCAACGAACATCAGGAACAGAATGATAATAATGAGAAACTTGAGTTTCTCGGTGATTCCATTCTAGGACTGGTCGTATCAGATTATCTTTTCAACAGTCTGCCTGATAAGGTAGAAGGTGATCTTGCACGTATCAAATCATTTGTAGTCAGCGAAGAAAGTTTAGCCGAACTGGCAATCCCACTCAATATTGATAAATATCTTCTTATCGGGAAGGGTGAAGAAAATTCAGGTGGACGCCTGAAGAAAGCCATACTTGCTGATGCAATGGAAGCCATATTCGGAGCCTATTTTCTGGATGTCGGATTCAAGGAAGCAGGCCGATTTATCCTGACACTTCTGATTCCCCAGATTGATAAAGTACTCGAGAATAGACATAAGAGGGATTTTAAGACTCTTTTACAGGAGTACTGTCAGAAGAACTTCAAGACTTATCCAAAATATTCAGTCATTAAAAACTCAGGTCCCGACCATAATAAGACTTTCTGGATTGAAGTGTCTGTCAACACCGCCACTTACGGCCCGGGAATGGGTAAAAACAAGAAAGAAGCCGAGCAGAAAGCTGCCGAAGAGGCTTATCTAAGACTTAACCCCGAAGATTAG
- a CDS encoding CCA tRNA nucleotidyltransferase, with the protein MRIKVPRDVITIASTIKEAGFRSYLVGGAVRDQLLGLPAKDYDLCTDALPEDIIKMFRKVIPTGIKHGTVTVLMNKNPYEITTFRIDGKYSDGRRPDQISFTDDLTEDLKRRDFTINSIAYDVLDHSMHDPNNGASDLKKGIIRAIGVPEERFREDGLRSIRACRFASQLNFTIEEETVKGIRTCLFNIKDLSRERIYEELVKIMKTDSPSRSFHLFQDTGILSLILPELSLCAGVSQKGNHDYDVFEHLLMSCDAASPENPIVRFTALFHDLGKPAVKSIDSDGIATFYNHEIESEKIAAEVMDRYRFPKNKANRILHLIRQHMFHYTEDWTDAAVRRFIQRVGLEYLEDQYFLREADIEGMTKGTVPEDYYGLRDLKLRVEKILGEANAFTIRDLAVNGRDIMESTSVKGGPKIGIILNELLETVLDDPSQNNREDLLNIAVSLAEKID; encoded by the coding sequence ATGAGAATAAAAGTACCCCGAGATGTTATAACAATTGCCTCAACCATTAAAGAAGCAGGATTCAGAAGTTATCTTGTGGGAGGAGCTGTGCGTGATCAACTTCTTGGTCTTCCTGCCAAGGATTATGATCTCTGTACTGATGCATTGCCTGAGGACATTATAAAAATGTTCCGGAAGGTGATTCCCACTGGTATTAAGCACGGTACGGTTACTGTGCTGATGAATAAGAATCCATATGAAATAACTACATTTAGAATTGACGGTAAATACAGTGACGGCAGACGTCCGGATCAGATCTCATTTACCGATGATCTGACTGAAGATCTCAAACGCAGGGATTTTACCATAAACTCCATAGCCTACGATGTTCTCGATCATTCTATGCATGATCCTAATAACGGAGCATCCGATCTCAAAAAGGGGATTATTCGTGCTATTGGTGTACCGGAGGAGAGATTCAGGGAAGACGGGCTGCGTTCGATACGTGCCTGCCGCTTTGCTTCTCAGCTTAATTTTACAATTGAAGAAGAGACTGTTAAGGGTATCAGGACATGTCTTTTTAATATAAAAGATCTCTCCAGGGAGAGAATCTATGAAGAGCTTGTAAAGATCATGAAGACAGATAGTCCTTCCAGGTCGTTTCATCTTTTTCAGGATACCGGAATATTGTCTCTCATCCTGCCTGAGCTGAGTCTCTGTGCGGGTGTCTCCCAGAAGGGAAATCACGATTATGATGTATTTGAACACCTTCTGATGAGCTGTGATGCCGCCTCTCCGGAGAATCCAATTGTAAGATTTACAGCTTTATTTCATGATCTGGGAAAACCTGCTGTAAAAAGTATAGACAGCGACGGAATTGCAACTTTTTATAATCATGAAATTGAATCTGAGAAAATTGCAGCAGAAGTCATGGATCGTTATAGATTTCCCAAGAATAAGGCAAACAGAATACTGCATCTCATAAGACAGCATATGTTTCATTATACAGAAGATTGGACTGATGCCGCTGTAAGACGTTTTATTCAGCGTGTAGGTCTGGAATATCTTGAGGATCAGTATTTCCTCAGGGAAGCTGATATAGAAGGTATGACAAAAGGGACTGTTCCCGAGGACTATTACGGCTTGCGGGATCTCAAATTGCGGGTTGAAAAGATTCTGGGAGAGGCGAATGCATTTACTATCAGGGACCTGGCAGTGAATGGAAGAGATATAATGGAGTCCACATCCGTAAAAGGCGGACCTAAAATTGGTATTATACTGAATGAGTTGCTTGAAACTGTTCTGGATGACCCTTCTCAGAACAACAGGGAGGATCTGCTTAATATTGCAGTGAGTCTGGCAGAAAAAATAGACTAA
- the coaD gene encoding pantetheine-phosphate adenylyltransferase gives MVKAVFPGSFDPPTNGHLNLIKRGAKLFDSVDVVISVNYQKKYILTPEERLSLMKEMVEGIPNVKVTLWDKLIVNYARDNDIRVIMRGVRAVDDFGYEFELSMLNKQLNPQVETIFLPTEQKYFVLRSSSIKELVVLGADVTEMIPENVENMLREKIKTNSL, from the coding sequence ATGGTAAAAGCAGTATTTCCCGGATCATTTGATCCTCCGACAAACGGTCATTTAAACCTTATTAAAAGGGGCGCCAAGCTCTTTGATTCTGTTGATGTCGTTATATCAGTTAATTATCAGAAAAAATATATCTTAACTCCCGAAGAGAGATTGTCCCTGATGAAAGAGATGGTTGAGGGTATTCCTAATGTGAAAGTAACTCTATGGGATAAACTGATTGTGAATTATGCACGTGATAATGATATAAGAGTCATTATGCGTGGTGTAAGGGCTGTTGATGATTTCGGTTATGAGTTTGAACTTTCAATGCTTAATAAACAGCTGAATCCACAGGTCGAGACAATATTTCTTCCCACAGAACAGAAATACTTTGTTCTCAGGTCTTCATCAATAAAAGAACTCGTCGTTCTGGGGGCGGATGTAACGGAAATGATCCCTGAAAATGTAGAAAATATGCTTCGGGAGAAAATAAAAACAAACAGTCTGTGA
- the rpmF gene encoding 50S ribosomal protein L32, translating to MAVPKYKTSKARSRRRRTINMKMGTPTMVSCSNCGNKVLRHRVCPKCGFYKGNQIIEPEDMA from the coding sequence ATGGCAGTACCAAAATATAAAACATCAAAGGCAAGAAGCCGGAGAAGAAGAACCATCAATATGAAGATGGGAACTCCCACAATGGTTTCCTGCAGTAACTGCGGAAATAAAGTTCTTAGACACAGAGTTTGTCCTAAGTGTGGTTTCTACAAGGGTAATCAGATTATTGAGCCCGAAGATATGGCTTAA